The DNA sequence CGATAACCAGCTCGTTGCGCCTACTGTAGCCGATGACGTGGCGTTCGGCCTGGAAAACGCCGGTGTCCCGTTCAAGGAAATGCAGAAGCGTGTCGGGGAAAGTATCAAACGTCTCCGCCTCGAAGGACTCGAAGAACGGGAACCGCACCGGCTTTCCGGCGGCCAGAAGCAGAGGGTGGCCCTTGCCGGCATTACGGCGCTTCATCCGGAAGTAATCATCCTCGACGAAGCGACGTCGATGCTTGACCCGGCCGGAAGAAAGGAAGTGCGTCTGATGATGGAAGAGCTGTGCCGAAACGAGGGAATTACGATTATCGCAATCACCCACGATGTGGAGGAAGCAGCGGATGCGGACCGGATGCTCGTCATGAAAGAAGGACGCCTTTTAAAAGACGGGACGCCCCGGGAGCTGTTCCGCGAAAAGGAGCTGCTTGAATCCGCCGGTCTCGCCCTGCCGCTGCCCGTTTTCCTCGCCCACGGGCTCCGGGAACAGGGTGTGGAAATGGACGGGGACGTTATGACGGAAAGAGAGCTGGTGGACGCCTTATGCGCATCGAAGCAGAACGTGTAAGCTATACGTATATGAGCGGCACCCCGTTCGAAACAAAAGCACTGGAGGACGTCTCTGTGACGTTTGCGTCGGGACTGTACCATGCGGTCGTCGGCCATACGGGAAGCGGTAAATCGACGCTCCTGCAGCTTTTCAACGGCGTCGCAAAACCGACCTCCGGGAAACTTACTATCGGCAGCTGGAGCATCACGCCGCAGACGAAACAGCGTGACCTGTATGAGTTACGTCGTCATGCAGGAATCGTCTTCCAGTTTCCGGAGCAGCAGCTTTTCGATGAAACGGTGCTTAAAGATGTCATGTACGGCCCGCTCAACCTCGGCGTGGATAACAAAGAAGCAGAGGATCTGGCCCGCAGGACGCTGCTGCGCGTCGGCATTGAAGAAGATCTGCACAGCCGCTCTCCGTTTGAATTGAGCGGCGGACAGATGCGCCGCGCCGCTATTGCCGGAGTTCTCGCAATGGAGCCGGAGCTTCTGCTGCTTGATGAACCGACCGCCGGCCTCGATCCGCAGGGCCAGCGGGAAATCATGGAGCTTTTCTACAGCTGGTTTTCGGAAAAAGAGGAACGGACGATCATTCTCATTTCCCATGACATGAACCAGGTAGCCCGCTACTCGGAAAATACCGTTGTTATGGAAAACGGCAGAAAGCAGCTGGAAAAGGAGAGCTCCGTCCTCTTTACCGATGAAGCGCTGCTCGAAAAATATCAGCTTGCCATGCCGGAAACGGTGCGGCTGTTGAAACGATTTCAGGAAAAAAGCGGCTGCCCCACTGCTCTTGATGCTTTCACGAAAGAAGAGGCACTGAAGCGGCTGCTTGCATGTACGAAAAAGGGGGGAGCCGATGTTTGATAACGTGATCATCGGTCAGTACATGCCCGGGCGCTCGCTGATCCACTCGCTTGACCCGCGCTCCAAGCTTACAGCCGTCGTATTGTTTATGGTATTTATCTTTATCTCCCGCGACCCGTTCGTCCTCGGGATGGCCGTCCTTATGACCGTCACGGCCTTTCTGCTTGCGAAAATCCCGTTTAAGTTTTTCTGGAAAGGAATCCGCGTGATTCTGCTCATTGTTGTTCTCACCTTTACGCTGCATATTTTCATGACGCGGGAAGGGGAAGTCTGGCTTGATTTCGGATGGATGACGGTGTACAGCGGAGGGGTGATTGAAGGCGGGCTGATCGCTCTGCGTCTCCTGCTTTTGATCGTGCTGGCGACGATGCTTACTTTAACAACAACACCGGTGGATTTAACAGACGGGATGGAGCGGCTGATGAAACCTCTTCAGCGGATCCGGGTGCCGACACACGAGCTCGCCTTGATGATGTCGATTGCGCTCCGCTTTATTCCGACGCTTCTTGAGGAAACGCAGAAAATTGTCAAAGCACAGACGGCCCGGGGAGCCTCTTTTTCCCAGGGATCGATGTGGAAGCGGCTTAATGCCCTGATCCCGGTGCTGATTCCACTGTTCGTCCAGTCCTTTAAACGGGCGGAGGACCTCGCTATCGCGATGGAAGCAAGAGGCTACGCCGGGGGAGAAGGACGGACGAAGTTCCGCCAGCTGTCCTGGCAGAAACGCGATACGTTTTTGATCGCCCTGTTTCTGGCATTCGGCGCGTTCAGCATTACGACTAGAATTTTATAAGGAGCCATCCGCATGAAACGAATACTTGCCCGAATTTCCTATGATGGAAGCGGATTTAAAGGCTATCAGAAACAGCCTGATGCGCGCTCTGTCCAGCAGGAGATGGAGCGGGCACTCGCCAAAATCCATAAAGAAACATCCTGGCGGTCGACGTCCTCAGGAAGAACCGACGCCGGGGTGCATGCGCTCCGGCAGCCGGTGCATTTCGATACGACACTCGATATTCCCGAAGCGCGCTGGGCGAGAGCACTGAACAGTGTGCTTCCGAAAGACATCTTCGTGCACGAGTGCCGGGAAGTGGATAGTTCGTTTCACGCCCGCTATGATGCTGTCGGCAAGGAATACCTTTACCGGATGACATGCGGAGAAGATTACAGCGTGTTTAAGCGCCACTTTGAGCATCAGCTCCGGGAAATACCGGATCGCAGGTTGATGCAGCAGGCAGCCGGCTATATGCTCGGGACCCATAACTTTTCGAGTCTCTCTTCCCCGCGCACTGCTGTCGTCGATAAAGTCCGCACGATGTACGCGATCGACGTCCTGAAGGAAGGAAACAGCTGGACGCTCCGTTTTGTCGGAAGCGGTTTTCTTTACCAGATGGTGCGCGTCATGACCGGGACACTTCTCGAAGTGGGCTTCCGCCACCGCCGCCCGGACACGATCCCCGAGATGATCGCCTTCGAAAAGCGCTCGGCTGCCGGCAAAACGGCGCCCGGGGAAGGGCTGTATTTATCGCAGGTGTTTTACGAAGAAGCGGCACTTCAAAAGCATCTGAAGACGATAAAGAAGCCGTAAGGGAAAGAGAGGGGAATTTTTTCGAAAAACAACCCGCCCTGGTGTATTTTCATGTTGACATCATACGTCATCTATTATATGATGATTAACGGTATTCTTATGCCCACTAGCCCCGGGCTCGGAATAGTTCAACGATCGTAAAAGTTTTTGGATAGTCAGAATTAGGAGGGAAAACAACAAATGCGTACAACATACATGGCAAAGCCATCTGAAATTGAACGCAAGTGGCACGTTATTGACGCTGAAGGCCAGACGCTAGGTCGCCTTTCTTCTGAAGTAGCAAGCCTATTGCGAGGAAAGCATAAACCAACATTCACACCTCACATTGACACAGGTGACCACGTGATCATCATCAACGCGGAAAAGATCCACCTTACAGGTAATAAGCTGCAGGACAAGTTTTACTACCGTCACAGCCGTTACCCTGGTTCCCTGAAAGCAACTTCTGCAGGCGACATGCGCGCTCAGAAGCCGGAGAAGCTTCTTGAGATTTCCATCAAAGGAATGCTTCCAAAAGGACGCCTCGGCCGCCAGACAGGGAAGAAGCTTTATGTATATGCAGGAAGCGAACACCCGCACGCAGCACAAAAACCAGAAGCGTACGAACTACGCGGTTAATAAAAGAAGGAGGGAATTTTCTTGGCACAAGTTCAATACTACGGAACAGGTCGTCGTAAGAACTCCGTTGCACGCGTTAACCTTGTACCTGGTGACGGCAACATCGTCATCAACAAGCGCAGCATCGATGAGTACTTCGACCTTGAAACACTAAAAGTAATCGCTAAGCAGCCACTGGCTGAAACTCAAACAGAAGGTACGTACGACGTACACGTAAACGTTAACGGCGGTGGATACACCGGCCAGGCAGGCGCGATCCGTCACGGAATCGCACGTGCTCTTCTTAAAGCGGACCCGGAATTCCGTCCGTCCCTTAAAGCAGCCGGCTACCTTACGCGTGACGCACGTGAAAAAGAGCGTAAGAAGTACGGTCTTAAAGCAGCACGTCGTGCACCTCAGTTCTCGAAGCGTTAATTTTCAACAACTTCAAACAGCCTGCGCCTCATTCCTGTGGACGGAAACAGCGCAGCTGCACAACCTCTCTGCTACCAACCCGGCAGAGGGGTTTTTTTGTGTTTGGTTTTGAGGAGAAAGGGGGGGCAGGCAAATGATGAATTCGGGTGGTAGAACGATGAATAAACGCGGATACACCTTTCTTAAAATCAGTTACACGCTCCCAATTGAGAGTAAACGTTACTATTGAGAGTAAAACCCTCTAAAAAATGAGTAAATCTCCGATGTTGAGGAGTAAAAGGCTCTGAATGTGCAGTTAATCAATAATTTCCTCCCTCATTCAACGCCAAGCCGGAGCGCCCGACGATACTTTCCAAGTTATTAAGGCTGGGCATGTTCCGGGAGTTTTTCCGGCCGCCGTGGTAGTCTTACGGTAACGAAGCAGGAAGGCGGTGACAGCGTTGAAACAATGGATTCCATTGCTTACGATAGCGGTGCTGATAGGGGGAGCTTTGTTTATTTTTCAGGAACCGTCGGAGGACCCGGAAGTGGCAGAGCTTGAAGCTGAGGTAGAAATGCTCTCCGAGGAGCGGGACTCGCTGGAAGCGGATCTGGCGTCTTATCCGGAGATGCATGAGCTGGCGCAGGCTGTGAACGTTGCCGAGCAGTTTGTGCGTGCGGAATCTTTTGAAGAAGCTTCGGTTTTTCTATCGGAACGCGCAGATATTCTTCAGCGGGAGGGGCGTCCGACCGGCGTGATTCAGTTTGAGGATAGGCATACTTATGAGTGGCTGTCACCCGAAGAGCTGGAGCAGCGTTTCAGCGATTTCCGCTCGTCTCACGATGGACTGATTTTAAGCTACGCAGCAGACGTGCCCGAGGTGCCGGGCCACCACCCATTTTTTATAGACTACGTTTTGCTCGAGGAGGGAAATGAGTGGCGGATTTCCCGAATCGCATTTAACGCCTCTAACTAAACTCATTCCATAAAGCAGCAGTGAATTTTATGAGAAGCAGGGTCGTTGCCAAATGTTGTCTATATGAAGCTTTTTCTATTGCCTTGGAAAAGCTTTTTTCGTTGTTTATATAAGGACGAAAAGCCGCATATAAAGGATTATAAACGTGAGAAGCGTAAACGCTGAACCTTTATTCTCAAGTTTATGTTGAGTCGAAAGCCTCTAAAATCAGCGTATTTAATATAGGTCTTTTTATGATATAATAATTGTACATGACATCTGAAAAAGCTCTTTTTCTAAATAGATCTGTTTTCATTTCTTACATAAATTTATACCCTCCAGGAAAGTCTTCTATGAAAAAATCCATTCCCTCATGGCAGGTACTGTCACACCATACAGCTGTTAATAATGAAATTCCAATATTGAGCATGTTATTAGATACAAAAAAGCGGGCATCGACTTACGCCTGACGTTTTTGAGCATGGAATTTTGCAACTCTTATGGAAAGAGAGGTGAGGATCTCTGTCTGGGCGAGGGAATCCTTTGAAGACGTGAAGGAAGAACCGATTACTCAATAACCTTCAATATTATCCTTTGTTATACAATCAACCAATTGTACAGCTTTCGTTGTGATCGTCCCCCAGCCATATAGAATGA is a window from the Alkalicoccus halolimnae genome containing:
- a CDS encoding energy-coupling factor transporter ATPase, with amino-acid sequence MDSIYAENVTFSYEPGRPVLEDVSFRVAKGEWIAIVGHNGSGKSTLAKCLNGLLLPSSGRVVTCGYDTADKETIMTLRRRAGMVFQHPDNQLVAPTVADDVAFGLENAGVPFKEMQKRVGESIKRLRLEGLEEREPHRLSGGQKQRVALAGITALHPEVIILDEATSMLDPAGRKEVRLMMEELCRNEGITIIAITHDVEEAADADRMLVMKEGRLLKDGTPRELFREKELLESAGLALPLPVFLAHGLREQGVEMDGDVMTERELVDALCASKQNV
- a CDS encoding energy-coupling factor transporter ATPase, with product MRIEAERVSYTYMSGTPFETKALEDVSVTFASGLYHAVVGHTGSGKSTLLQLFNGVAKPTSGKLTIGSWSITPQTKQRDLYELRRHAGIVFQFPEQQLFDETVLKDVMYGPLNLGVDNKEAEDLARRTLLRVGIEEDLHSRSPFELSGGQMRRAAIAGVLAMEPELLLLDEPTAGLDPQGQREIMELFYSWFSEKEERTIILISHDMNQVARYSENTVVMENGRKQLEKESSVLFTDEALLEKYQLAMPETVRLLKRFQEKSGCPTALDAFTKEEALKRLLACTKKGGADV
- a CDS encoding energy-coupling factor transporter transmembrane component T family protein; this translates as MFDNVIIGQYMPGRSLIHSLDPRSKLTAVVLFMVFIFISRDPFVLGMAVLMTVTAFLLAKIPFKFFWKGIRVILLIVVLTFTLHIFMTREGEVWLDFGWMTVYSGGVIEGGLIALRLLLLIVLATMLTLTTTPVDLTDGMERLMKPLQRIRVPTHELALMMSIALRFIPTLLEETQKIVKAQTARGASFSQGSMWKRLNALIPVLIPLFVQSFKRAEDLAIAMEARGYAGGEGRTKFRQLSWQKRDTFLIALFLAFGAFSITTRIL
- the truA gene encoding tRNA pseudouridine(38-40) synthase TruA, producing MKRILARISYDGSGFKGYQKQPDARSVQQEMERALAKIHKETSWRSTSSGRTDAGVHALRQPVHFDTTLDIPEARWARALNSVLPKDIFVHECREVDSSFHARYDAVGKEYLYRMTCGEDYSVFKRHFEHQLREIPDRRLMQQAAGYMLGTHNFSSLSSPRTAVVDKVRTMYAIDVLKEGNSWTLRFVGSGFLYQMVRVMTGTLLEVGFRHRRPDTIPEMIAFEKRSAAGKTAPGEGLYLSQVFYEEAALQKHLKTIKKP
- the rplM gene encoding 50S ribosomal protein L13, with amino-acid sequence MRTTYMAKPSEIERKWHVIDAEGQTLGRLSSEVASLLRGKHKPTFTPHIDTGDHVIIINAEKIHLTGNKLQDKFYYRHSRYPGSLKATSAGDMRAQKPEKLLEISIKGMLPKGRLGRQTGKKLYVYAGSEHPHAAQKPEAYELRG
- the rpsI gene encoding 30S ribosomal protein S9, with amino-acid sequence MAQVQYYGTGRRKNSVARVNLVPGDGNIVINKRSIDEYFDLETLKVIAKQPLAETQTEGTYDVHVNVNGGGYTGQAGAIRHGIARALLKADPEFRPSLKAAGYLTRDAREKERKKYGLKAARRAPQFSKR